In Blastopirellula sediminis, the following proteins share a genomic window:
- a CDS encoding DNA-methyltransferase, whose product MPKVALDKLKNEDCIQGMKKLPDGSVDLVFADPPFNIGYKYDVYDDRRSADEYLEWSRGWMEQVVRVLKEDGSFWLAIGDDFAAELKVLATRDLGLHCRNWVVWYYTFGMHCKAKFTRSHTHLFYFVRDPEKFTFNDMSIRVPSARMLVYGDRRANPKGRVPDDTWVLRPQDIPESFQSEEDTWHFPRVAGTFKERAGFHGCQMPEQLLGRIIKVSSSEGETVLDPFAGSGSTLVVAKKLGRRYLGFEMSQEYAAAAQSRIEEVKSGDPLTGSPEPSMSAPSTANGRHVDDVKPKKRTAKKRATAKK is encoded by the coding sequence TTGCCGAAGGTCGCGCTCGATAAGCTGAAGAACGAAGACTGCATTCAGGGGATGAAGAAGCTGCCTGACGGCTCGGTCGATTTGGTCTTCGCCGATCCGCCGTTCAACATCGGCTATAAGTACGACGTCTACGACGATCGTCGCTCGGCCGACGAGTATCTGGAGTGGAGCCGCGGCTGGATGGAGCAGGTGGTGCGCGTCCTGAAAGAGGACGGCAGCTTCTGGCTGGCGATCGGCGACGACTTCGCCGCCGAGCTGAAGGTGCTCGCGACGCGCGATCTGGGACTTCATTGCCGCAACTGGGTCGTCTGGTATTACACCTTCGGGATGCACTGCAAAGCGAAGTTCACCCGTAGCCATACCCACCTCTTCTACTTCGTCCGCGATCCGGAGAAGTTCACCTTTAACGACATGTCGATTCGGGTCCCGTCGGCGCGGATGCTCGTTTACGGCGATCGTCGCGCCAATCCGAAGGGGCGCGTTCCGGATGATACCTGGGTCCTGCGGCCCCAAGACATTCCAGAGAGCTTCCAGTCCGAAGAGGATACCTGGCACTTTCCGCGGGTGGCGGGGACGTTCAAAGAACGAGCCGGGTTCCATGGCTGCCAGATGCCGGAACAGCTGCTTGGCCGGATCATCAAGGTCTCCAGCAGCGAAGGGGAAACGGTCCTCGACCCGTTCGCCGGCAGTGGATCGACGTTGGTCGTGGCCAAGAAATTGGGACGTCGCTACTTGGGATTCGAGATGTCGCAGGAGTATGCGGCGGCCGCTCAGTCGCGGATCGAAGAGGTCAAGTCGGGGGATCCGCTGACTGGTTCGCCGGAACCGTCCATGAGCGCCCCCAGCACCGCCAATGGCCGACACGTCGACGACGTCAAACCGAAAAAGCGGACCGCCAAGAAACGGGCGACCGCCAAAAAGTAA
- the bioD gene encoding dethiobiotin synthase produces MIRKPPLGLFITGNNTEVGKTYVASLIARQIAAAGIRLGVYKPAASGCRLEEGGLVAEDAVQLWEAAGRPGTLDEVCPQKFAAPLAPHLAARAERKELDTELLRRGAEVWIDRCDLLLVEGAGGLMSPMADEEYVADLANDFGYPLIVVAANRLGVINETLQTLITASVFRNGLEIAGVILNDIAPQPDDISRASNFDQLQQRCVPPMLAHVPYAASELPGQIDWLALARGA; encoded by the coding sequence ATGATCCGCAAACCGCCGCTAGGGCTTTTCATTACGGGCAACAACACCGAGGTCGGCAAGACGTACGTCGCGTCGCTGATTGCGCGTCAGATCGCCGCCGCCGGAATCCGCTTGGGCGTCTACAAACCGGCCGCGAGCGGTTGCCGTCTCGAAGAGGGGGGCTTGGTTGCCGAAGATGCGGTCCAGCTGTGGGAAGCAGCTGGTCGGCCCGGAACCCTCGACGAAGTTTGCCCGCAGAAGTTCGCCGCTCCCCTTGCGCCCCATTTGGCGGCGCGAGCCGAGAGGAAAGAGCTCGATACGGAACTCCTCCGCCGCGGCGCCGAGGTTTGGATCGATCGGTGCGATTTGCTGCTGGTCGAAGGCGCCGGGGGGCTGATGTCTCCGATGGCGGACGAAGAGTACGTCGCCGACCTCGCCAATGATTTCGGCTATCCGCTGATTGTCGTCGCGGCCAATCGTTTGGGGGTGATCAACGAAACGCTCCAGACGCTGATCACAGCGTCGGTCTTTCGCAACGGTTTGGAGATCGCCGGCGTGATTCTCAACGACATCGCGCCGCAGCCGGACGATATCAGCCGCGCCAGCAACTTCGACCAGCTGCAGCAGCGCTGCGTCCCGCCGATGCTCGCGCACGTGCCGTACGCGGCGTCGGAACTGCCGGGGCAGATCGATTGGCTGGCGCTCGCCAGAGGCGCGTAG
- a CDS encoding class I SAM-dependent methyltransferase, giving the protein MTGKRKPRWQLPSGVTRGTMDYVESPAIADDYDEYFAFSELFQFDEAVVAESIPPTGLVADLGCGTGRALVPLVRRGNRGLAVDLSAEMLRVVAEKAKLDDLDITCVQANLVDLSAIETNSVDHAICLFSTMGMIHGAENRAQFLAHVKRILKPGGKFVVHVHNFWFNLFEPSGFSWVALHLFRSHVLKWHERGDKYYDYRNIPNFFLHVFSRGELLKALRSADLEIDRVIPLAMNRQNRLRASWLLGGYRASGWIVVCSA; this is encoded by the coding sequence ATGACGGGCAAACGAAAACCTCGATGGCAGCTTCCCAGCGGCGTAACCCGCGGCACGATGGACTACGTCGAGTCGCCGGCGATCGCGGACGACTACGACGAGTATTTCGCCTTCAGCGAACTCTTCCAGTTTGACGAAGCGGTCGTCGCCGAGTCGATTCCGCCGACCGGACTGGTCGCCGATCTGGGGTGCGGCACCGGCCGAGCGCTCGTTCCGCTGGTCCGTCGCGGCAATCGGGGCCTGGCGGTTGATCTATCGGCCGAGATGCTCCGCGTCGTCGCCGAGAAGGCGAAGCTCGACGATCTCGACATTACGTGCGTTCAGGCCAACCTGGTCGATCTCAGCGCGATCGAAACCAACTCGGTCGATCATGCGATCTGCCTCTTCAGCACGATGGGGATGATTCACGGCGCCGAGAATCGCGCCCAGTTTCTGGCCCATGTGAAGCGGATCCTCAAGCCCGGCGGCAAGTTCGTGGTCCACGTCCACAACTTCTGGTTCAACCTGTTCGAGCCAAGCGGCTTCAGCTGGGTCGCGCTCCACCTGTTTCGGTCGCATGTGCTGAAGTGGCATGAGCGCGGCGACAAGTACTACGACTACCGCAACATCCCGAACTTCTTTTTACACGTCTTCAGCCGGGGCGAACTGCTGAAAGCGCTCCGCTCGGCCGATCTCGAGATTGATCGCGTCATTCCGCTGGCGATGAACCGTCAGAATCGGCTGCGAGCCAGTTGGCTACTCGGCGGCTATCGCGCAAGCGGCTGGATCGTGGTCTGCTCGGCCTAA
- a CDS encoding cis-3-hydroxy-L-proline dehydratase → MKITSISVYQVDLPLREGNYAWSEGKSVSVFDSTVVRVETDEGIIGHGEACPLGPVYLPAYAAGVRTGIAELAPQLIGDDPTELAKLNRKMDYLLKGHPYVKSPIDVACWDILGQVAGLPVCTLLGGRYGEDVTLYRAISQRPPAEMAENVAMYRGEGYRRFQLKVGGNPNEDIERIREAAEMLQPGDKLVADANTGWLKHEALRVVNAVRDVDVYIEQPCPSYEDCRVIRERTTLPFILDEVIDSIDRIVECASDRAADVVNLKISKLGGLTKARQARDMCASLGIGMTIEDTWGGDIVTAAIAHLAHSTPTEFLFSSTDFNSYVTKSIAEGAPQRVSGRMAASKEPGLGITPKLDVLGKPVAVYK, encoded by the coding sequence ATGAAGATCACGTCGATATCCGTTTACCAGGTTGATTTGCCGCTACGCGAGGGGAACTACGCGTGGAGCGAAGGAAAAAGCGTCTCCGTCTTTGACAGCACGGTCGTGCGAGTCGAGACCGATGAAGGGATCATTGGCCACGGCGAGGCTTGCCCGCTTGGGCCGGTTTATTTGCCTGCCTACGCCGCTGGGGTCCGAACTGGCATCGCCGAACTTGCGCCGCAACTGATTGGCGACGATCCGACGGAACTGGCGAAGCTGAACCGGAAGATGGATTACCTGCTCAAGGGGCATCCGTACGTCAAATCGCCGATTGACGTCGCCTGCTGGGACATTCTGGGGCAAGTGGCCGGCTTGCCGGTCTGCACGCTGCTCGGGGGACGCTACGGCGAAGACGTGACGCTCTACCGCGCGATCTCGCAGCGACCGCCGGCCGAGATGGCCGAGAACGTCGCGATGTATCGAGGCGAAGGGTATCGTCGCTTCCAATTGAAGGTCGGCGGCAATCCGAACGAAGATATCGAGCGGATCCGCGAAGCGGCCGAGATGTTGCAGCCAGGGGACAAGCTGGTCGCCGACGCCAACACCGGGTGGCTCAAGCACGAGGCGCTCCGCGTGGTGAACGCCGTTCGCGACGTCGACGTCTACATCGAGCAGCCCTGCCCTTCGTACGAAGATTGTCGCGTGATTCGCGAACGGACCACCCTCCCCTTCATCCTGGACGAAGTGATCGACAGCATCGATCGGATTGTCGAATGTGCGAGCGATCGCGCGGCTGACGTCGTCAATCTGAAGATCAGCAAGCTCGGCGGTCTGACGAAGGCGCGCCAGGCCCGCGACATGTGTGCGTCCTTGGGAATCGGGATGACGATCGAAGATACCTGGGGGGGCGATATCGTCACCGCCGCGATCGCGCATCTCGCTCATAGCACGCCGACCGAGTTCCTCTTCTCGTCGACCGACTTTAACAGCTACGTCACCAAGAGTATCGCCGAAGGAGCGCCGCAGCGCGTCAGCGGACGCATGGCGGCGTCGAAGGAACCAGGTCTCGGCATCACGCCGAAGCTTGACGTGCTCGGCAAACCAGTCGCCGTCTATAAGTAG
- a CDS encoding SIR2 family NAD-dependent protein deacylase, producing the protein MSEADDIALVAKWLAASKSTVLFTGAGISTESGIPDFRSPGGVWTRYRTIYFDEFCRSPSARREYWEQKAEAHTEFAAAAPNAGHQVLAEWESRGVARGVITQNIDGLHQIAGNQNVLELHGTARAATCLDCSARFDIEPLIAEFRQTGQVPLCPKCVKGRLKHATVSFGQMLPTDVLERAYDWCGEAELILAIGSSLVVTPAADLPVYVKRNGGRIVILNRDETGLDSIADVKLTGGIGATLSAIDVALSGGA; encoded by the coding sequence ATGAGCGAAGCGGACGACATCGCTTTGGTCGCCAAATGGCTGGCCGCGTCAAAATCGACCGTTCTGTTTACCGGCGCCGGCATCAGCACCGAGAGCGGCATTCCCGACTTTCGCTCCCCCGGCGGCGTTTGGACCCGCTATCGCACGATCTATTTTGACGAGTTCTGCCGTTCTCCGTCCGCACGCCGCGAGTACTGGGAACAGAAGGCGGAAGCCCATACCGAATTCGCCGCCGCCGCTCCCAACGCTGGACACCAAGTTTTGGCCGAGTGGGAATCGCGCGGAGTCGCTCGCGGGGTCATCACGCAGAACATCGACGGCTTGCACCAAATCGCCGGCAATCAAAACGTGCTGGAATTGCACGGCACCGCCCGGGCGGCGACCTGTCTCGACTGTTCGGCCCGCTTTGATATCGAGCCGCTGATCGCCGAGTTTCGACAGACCGGCCAGGTTCCCTTGTGCCCCAAGTGCGTCAAAGGACGTTTGAAGCATGCGACCGTTTCGTTCGGTCAGATGCTGCCGACCGACGTCTTGGAGAGGGCGTACGATTGGTGCGGCGAGGCGGAGCTGATTTTGGCGATCGGTTCTTCGCTGGTCGTCACGCCAGCCGCCGACTTGCCGGTCTACGTGAAACGAAACGGCGGCCGCATCGTCATCTTGAACCGCGACGAAACGGGCCTCGACTCGATCGCCGACGTCAAACTGACCGGCGGCATTGGCGCCACGCTGTCGGCGATTGACGTGGCCCTTTCCGGCGGCGCTTAG
- a CDS encoding DUF5362 family protein — protein MSDNPFASPAEADSSLSTTGVESLGSLGILQPLVKIGVWSKIFAVAMILVGILLIISISGIIVGWLPIWAGVLLWQHASLISEAHRLQDSRLLQMSIQKLATSIKVAAIFQAIIMAIFAFYVALIVFAIGFNAFF, from the coding sequence ATGTCGGACAATCCTTTCGCCTCTCCTGCCGAAGCCGATTCTTCCCTCTCGACGACCGGCGTCGAATCGCTGGGTTCGCTCGGCATCTTGCAGCCGCTAGTAAAGATCGGCGTCTGGTCGAAGATCTTCGCGGTTGCGATGATCCTGGTGGGGATCTTGCTCATCATTTCGATTTCCGGAATTATCGTCGGTTGGCTGCCGATCTGGGCGGGAGTGCTCCTGTGGCAACATGCGTCGCTGATCTCCGAAGCGCACCGTTTGCAGGATAGTCGTTTGCTGCAAATGTCGATTCAAAAACTGGCGACTTCGATTAAGGTCGCCGCCATCTTTCAAGCGATTATCATGGCGATATTCGCCTTCTATGTTGCACTAATCGTCTTCGCGATCGGCTTCAACGCGTTCTTCTAA
- the lptB gene encoding LPS export ABC transporter ATP-binding protein, which translates to MRSETMEELILSANDLEKVYGKRKVVDGVTFDVRRGEIVGLLGSNGAGKTTSFRMTCGMIEPNKGKVYLNGKNVTDWPMFKRCRDGGMGYLAQDSSVFRKLTVEQNLLGVMELLGMDGKTRRKRCEELLNRFDITHIRKSRAASLSGGERRRLEIARCLVSDPEIIMLDEPFTGIDPVTVDSIQLIIKELRQWGISILITDHQAEKTLEIIDRCYVVHRGKILCEGRPDEVVKHPDAIEYYFGNLHRAFDRTGAAA; encoded by the coding sequence ATGCGCAGCGAGACCATGGAAGAGCTCATTCTGTCAGCCAACGACCTGGAAAAGGTCTACGGCAAACGCAAAGTGGTCGATGGAGTCACCTTTGACGTCCGTCGCGGCGAAATTGTCGGTTTGCTCGGCTCCAACGGCGCCGGCAAGACGACCAGCTTCCGCATGACCTGCGGTATGATCGAACCAAACAAGGGAAAGGTCTATCTCAACGGCAAGAACGTCACCGACTGGCCGATGTTCAAGCGTTGCCGCGACGGCGGAATGGGATACCTGGCCCAGGACTCCAGCGTCTTCCGCAAGCTGACGGTCGAGCAGAACCTGCTCGGCGTGATGGAGCTGCTGGGGATGGACGGCAAGACGCGCCGCAAACGGTGCGAAGAGCTGCTTAACCGGTTCGACATCACCCACATTCGCAAGTCGCGCGCCGCGTCTCTCTCTGGAGGCGAACGTCGCCGATTGGAAATCGCACGCTGTTTGGTTTCCGATCCTGAAATCATCATGCTCGACGAACCGTTCACCGGGATCGATCCGGTCACCGTCGACAGCATCCAGCTGATCATTAAAGAACTGCGGCAGTGGGGGATCTCGATTTTGATCACCGACCACCAGGCCGAAAAGACGCTCGAGATTATCGACCGCTGCTACGTCGTCCATCGCGGCAAGATCTTGTGCGAAGGACGCCCCGACGAAGTGGTGAAGCATCCCGACGCGATCGAATACTACTTTGGCAATCTGCATCGCGCGTTTGACCGTACCGGCGCAGCGGCTTAG
- the lepB gene encoding signal peptidase I — protein MARKNRTKSAIPEGATPMPPPKKAAPAKKSAADNFAITREFIESVAIAIVLALLFRAFEAEAFIIPTGSMAPTLFGRHKDVLDEETGYEYHVGASEEVNASSGQEIEGHNLIGTIDPLYHTVQNIENMPSYPGDRILVSKFAYEFFSPKRWDVIVFKQPQEPSVNYIKRLIGLPGETVHIWHGDIYISDDPQDEVGKIARKPPRKQLTLLQMVYDSDFPNPDLEEAGYPNRFEPFPLSSTAWQKQDDAEFPYVCNPSGGEVDWLRYRNIFPDSSDWNSAKHGQKVNAERAREDDSSLITDFNVYNAASYAGTPGLPARDYGMHWVGDLAVEADLNIKSNSGEVILELVEGQHKFRCTFDVATGKATLSIIGDKITFDAADGPTITAQTAVRGPGQHSVRFANCDDELRLWVDDSLVTLSSPATFVSPRNVKPFWSEDDPGDLLPVGIGSRGVELSAKSLRIKRDVYYIADSTQTRRSRSHEPILDYHTPGGDRPQADNQILEIMRSPHLWNSSELWDMRALVSFTMEEEQYFPLGDNSAASLDGRLWPIGEQYVPGDLLIGKALFVYWPHSTHKPIPYFPNFRRMKFIE, from the coding sequence ATGGCCCGTAAGAACCGAACCAAATCCGCGATTCCCGAAGGCGCTACTCCGATGCCGCCGCCGAAGAAGGCCGCTCCGGCCAAAAAGTCGGCGGCCGATAACTTCGCGATCACCCGCGAGTTCATCGAATCGGTGGCGATCGCGATCGTGCTGGCGCTGTTGTTCCGCGCGTTCGAGGCCGAAGCGTTCATCATTCCGACCGGATCGATGGCCCCGACCTTGTTCGGTCGGCACAAAGACGTCCTCGACGAAGAGACCGGCTACGAATATCACGTCGGCGCCAGTGAAGAAGTCAACGCAAGTTCCGGACAAGAGATCGAAGGGCACAATCTGATCGGCACGATCGATCCGCTGTACCACACGGTGCAGAACATCGAAAACATGCCGTCGTACCCTGGCGATCGAATCCTGGTAAGCAAATTCGCTTACGAGTTCTTCTCGCCCAAGCGCTGGGACGTGATCGTCTTCAAACAGCCGCAAGAGCCAAGCGTCAACTACATCAAGCGTCTGATCGGTCTTCCCGGCGAAACGGTCCACATCTGGCACGGCGACATCTACATCTCCGACGATCCGCAAGATGAAGTCGGCAAGATCGCTCGCAAGCCTCCCCGCAAACAGCTGACGCTATTGCAGATGGTGTATGATTCGGACTTTCCGAATCCCGATCTCGAAGAAGCCGGTTACCCCAATCGCTTTGAGCCGTTCCCGCTGAGCAGCACGGCTTGGCAAAAGCAGGATGACGCCGAGTTCCCGTACGTCTGCAATCCGAGCGGCGGCGAAGTTGACTGGCTCCGCTATCGCAACATTTTCCCCGATTCGTCCGATTGGAATTCGGCCAAGCATGGGCAGAAGGTGAACGCCGAACGAGCTCGCGAAGACGACAGCAGCTTGATCACCGACTTCAACGTCTACAACGCCGCCTCCTACGCCGGAACGCCGGGCTTGCCGGCTCGCGACTACGGCATGCATTGGGTGGGCGATCTGGCGGTGGAAGCGGATCTGAACATCAAGTCCAATTCCGGCGAGGTCATTCTCGAACTGGTCGAGGGACAGCATAAATTCCGCTGCACGTTTGACGTGGCGACCGGCAAAGCGACGCTGTCGATCATCGGCGACAAGATCACGTTCGACGCCGCCGACGGCCCGACGATCACCGCCCAGACCGCGGTTCGCGGACCGGGGCAGCATTCGGTTCGCTTCGCCAACTGCGATGACGAATTGCGTCTTTGGGTCGACGACAGCCTGGTTACCTTGTCGTCGCCGGCGACCTTCGTCTCTCCCCGCAACGTGAAGCCGTTCTGGAGCGAAGACGACCCCGGCGACCTGTTGCCGGTCGGTATCGGCTCGCGCGGCGTCGAGTTGTCGGCGAAGAGCTTGCGAATCAAACGCGACGTTTACTACATCGCCGATTCGACCCAGACGCGTCGATCGCGCAGTCATGAACCGATCCTCGACTATCACACTCCGGGCGGCGATCGTCCGCAGGCCGACAATCAGATTTTAGAGATCATGCGTAGTCCTCACCTCTGGAACTCTTCCGAGCTGTGGGACATGCGGGCGCTCGTCTCGTTCACGATGGAAGAAGAGCAGTATTTCCCCCTGGGGGATAATAGCGCGGCGAGCCTGGACGGCCGCCTGTGGCCGATCGGCGAACAGTACGTCCCCGGCGACTTGCTGATCGGCAAGGCGCTGTTCGTCTACTGGCCCCACTCAACGCACAAACCGATTCCTTACTTTCCTAATTTCCGTCGGATGAAGTTCATCGAGTAA
- the lepB gene encoding signal peptidase I, with product MKRLLALGVLFAIAAVAGWYVGYAQRPTYRIAGPSMAPALLGPHYDVACPECGHTFAIDATRGPIPTAVCDYCGARAPVKTGDVKPGDAIKPLAGEIERFDLVMFPDPENPAQQVVKRVVGLPGETVECRDGDLWINGERYVKSWEELSRVMIPIYEAGDPLADDPRIKISSDGWTEYHHQVHSQGIQIAGAAPPLDDYPYNQGLPGKLHPLDELICTFTWQAAGLLEVRFGFDGYDQQICSNPSLETTYRWILAGEEPPPTTLESSGSGHSPPPELAVHAALCDGKLQFGGEGRTSGVELPTELDFANCSAVPVRILAGSGQVKGLKIYRDLRYADFPETEIPADAYFVLGDNVLASRDSRDFGPISAKDARRMVPASRPD from the coding sequence ATGAAACGACTCCTCGCACTTGGCGTACTCTTCGCAATCGCGGCCGTTGCCGGCTGGTACGTCGGCTATGCGCAGCGTCCGACCTATCGCATTGCTGGGCCGTCGATGGCGCCGGCTTTGTTGGGGCCGCACTATGACGTCGCATGTCCCGAGTGCGGGCACACTTTCGCGATCGACGCGACTCGCGGACCGATTCCGACGGCGGTTTGCGATTACTGCGGCGCCAGAGCTCCCGTGAAAACGGGCGATGTGAAACCCGGCGACGCGATCAAGCCCCTAGCTGGCGAGATCGAGCGATTTGATCTGGTGATGTTTCCCGATCCCGAGAATCCCGCGCAGCAAGTCGTTAAACGCGTCGTAGGACTTCCGGGCGAAACGGTGGAGTGTCGCGACGGAGATCTCTGGATCAACGGCGAGCGATACGTCAAATCGTGGGAAGAGTTGTCGCGGGTCATGATTCCGATTTACGAGGCTGGCGATCCTCTGGCCGACGACCCACGAATCAAGATTTCGAGCGACGGCTGGACCGAATATCATCACCAGGTTCATAGCCAGGGAATTCAGATCGCAGGCGCCGCGCCGCCGCTGGACGACTATCCCTATAACCAAGGTTTGCCAGGCAAACTCCATCCGCTCGACGAACTGATCTGCACGTTTACCTGGCAAGCCGCCGGACTGCTGGAAGTGAGATTCGGTTTTGATGGATACGACCAGCAGATTTGCAGCAATCCTTCCCTCGAAACCACGTATCGCTGGATTTTAGCCGGCGAAGAACCTCCCCCCACCACGTTGGAGTCATCGGGCTCGGGCCACTCGCCGCCGCCAGAGTTGGCAGTCCATGCGGCGCTTTGCGACGGCAAACTACAGTTTGGTGGGGAAGGACGCACCAGTGGGGTTGAGTTGCCGACGGAACTGGATTTCGCCAACTGCTCCGCCGTGCCGGTTCGGATCCTGGCAGGCAGCGGCCAGGTGAAAGGGCTAAAAATCTACCGGGATCTCCGCTACGCCGATTTTCCTGAAACCGAGATCCCTGCTGACGCGTACTTCGTTTTGGGGGATAATGTCCTGGCTTCGCGAGATTCGCGTGATTTCGGCCCGATTTCGGCGAAAGACGCCCGCCGGATGGTCCCCGCTAGCAGGCCGGACTAA
- the fba gene encoding class II fructose-bisphosphate aldolase (catalyzes the reversible aldol condensation of dihydroxyacetonephosphate and glyceraldehyde 3-phosphate in the Calvin cycle, glycolysis, and/or gluconeogenesis) produces the protein MPLVTLRTLLDHAAENEYGVAAFNVNNMEQIQSIMEAAAEIDAPVIVQASRGARAYSQDNYLRHLMIAASELYPQIPIVMHQDHGNSPETCMSAVENGFTSVMMDGSLKEDGKTPADFDYNVAVTKKVVELAHAKGVGVEGELGCLGSLESGTGEAEDGHGAVGELSHDQLLTDPDEAAEFVKLTNVDALAVAIGTSHGAYKFTAKPTGEVLAMDRIEAIHKKLPNTHLVMHGSSSVPQELQDIINKYGGEMKQTFGVPVEEIQRGIKSGVRKINVDTDNRMAITGAIRKVLMEKPSEFDPRAYMKPAREAMKQVCIARMTAFGQAGMAAKMRDAKLF, from the coding sequence ATGCCTCTGGTTACGCTCCGCACCCTGCTCGATCATGCCGCCGAAAACGAATACGGCGTCGCCGCGTTCAACGTCAACAACATGGAACAGATCCAGTCGATCATGGAGGCTGCGGCCGAAATCGACGCTCCGGTGATCGTTCAAGCTTCCCGCGGCGCCCGCGCCTACTCGCAGGACAACTACCTGCGTCACCTGATGATCGCGGCCTCGGAACTCTATCCGCAGATTCCGATCGTCATGCACCAGGACCACGGCAACAGCCCGGAAACCTGCATGAGCGCCGTCGAAAACGGCTTCACCTCGGTGATGATGGACGGCTCGCTGAAGGAAGACGGCAAGACTCCGGCCGACTTTGATTACAACGTTGCGGTCACCAAGAAGGTGGTCGAACTGGCTCACGCCAAGGGCGTCGGCGTCGAAGGGGAACTCGGTTGCTTGGGTTCGCTCGAAAGCGGCACCGGCGAAGCGGAAGATGGCCACGGCGCCGTCGGCGAACTGTCGCACGATCAGCTGCTGACCGATCCCGATGAAGCGGCCGAATTCGTGAAGCTGACCAACGTCGACGCGTTGGCCGTCGCGATCGGCACCAGCCACGGCGCTTACAAGTTCACCGCCAAGCCGACCGGCGAAGTGTTGGCGATGGACCGCATCGAAGCGATTCACAAGAAGTTGCCGAACACCCACCTGGTGATGCACGGCAGCTCGTCGGTTCCGCAAGAGCTGCAGGACATCATCAACAAGTACGGCGGCGAGATGAAGCAAACCTTCGGCGTGCCGGTCGAAGAAATCCAACGCGGCATCAAGAGCGGCGTTCGCAAGATCAACGTCGACACCGACAACCGCATGGCGATCACCGGCGCCATCCGCAAGGTGCTGATGGAAAAGCCGTCGGAATTCGATCCCCGCGCTTACATGAAGCCGGCCCGTGAAGCGATGAAGCAAGTCTGCATCGCCCGCATGACCGCCTTCGGCCAAGCCGGCATGGCCGCCAAGATGCGCGACGCCAAGCTGTTCTAA
- a CDS encoding lipid-binding SYLF domain-containing protein: MNYANLTLAALCTVALSVGTPAMAQSLESQTVVQATGVLNEIMQIPAKGIPHKMLADAQGLVIIPNMIKGGFVVGVRHGNGVVMVRDANTGGWTAPQFVSMTGGSVGWQVGVQSTDVILVFRTQKSVQGLLQGKFTLGVDAAAAAGPVGRQASAGTDLELKSEIYSYNRSRGLFIGASLDGSALQMNQAATQAYYANGVPPEANELVATVLRYSAPVPAGMTVVGEQQPQMQLSGPSPAVETVGQASEHLNQLQAETASASQRLAAVLDDNWRRYLALPAEVYTPGRQPSPQALASSLENFRRVMANPEYAQLSQRADFRSLVALLEQYAAALAQPVADNGLQLPPPPM, translated from the coding sequence ATGAACTATGCAAACCTGACGCTAGCGGCTCTTTGCACGGTCGCCCTGTCGGTCGGTACGCCGGCCATGGCCCAATCGCTCGAATCGCAAACGGTCGTGCAAGCGACCGGCGTGTTGAATGAAATCATGCAGATCCCGGCCAAAGGGATCCCACATAAGATGCTCGCCGATGCCCAAGGGCTGGTGATCATTCCGAACATGATCAAAGGGGGCTTCGTCGTCGGCGTCCGTCATGGCAACGGCGTCGTGATGGTTCGTGATGCGAACACCGGCGGTTGGACCGCTCCGCAGTTCGTCAGCATGACCGGCGGCAGCGTCGGCTGGCAGGTCGGCGTTCAATCGACCGACGTTATCCTCGTCTTCCGCACGCAGAAAAGCGTGCAAGGTTTGCTGCAAGGGAAGTTCACCTTGGGAGTCGACGCCGCGGCGGCCGCTGGTCCGGTGGGACGTCAAGCTTCGGCCGGCACCGACCTGGAGCTGAAGTCGGAGATCTACTCGTACAATCGGAGCCGCGGGCTCTTCATCGGCGCGTCGCTTGACGGCAGCGCGTTGCAAATGAACCAGGCCGCGACGCAGGCCTACTACGCCAACGGCGTTCCGCCGGAAGCGAACGAACTGGTCGCGACGGTTCTCAGGTATTCGGCGCCGGTCCCGGCCGGCATGACGGTCGTTGGAGAACAACAGCCGCAGATGCAGTTGAGCGGTCCGTCTCCGGCCGTGGAAACGGTCGGCCAAGCCTCGGAGCATCTGAACCAGTTGCAAGCCGAAACCGCGTCAGCCTCGCAGCGTCTGGCCGCCGTGCTCGACGACAACTGGCGCCGCTATCTGGCGCTGCCGGCCGAAGTCTATACGCCGGGTCGACAACCGTCGCCGCAAGCGCTGGCCTCGTCCCTGGAAAACTTCCGCCGCGTCATGGCAAATCCGGAGTACGCCCAACTGTCGCAGCGGGCCGATTTTCGTTCGCTAGTCGCGTTGCTGGAGCAGTACGCGGCCGCTCTTGCCCAGCCGGTCGCTGATAATGGGCTGCAATTGCCTCCTCCACCGATGTAA